A portion of the Homalodisca vitripennis isolate AUS2020 chromosome 2, UT_GWSS_2.1, whole genome shotgun sequence genome contains these proteins:
- the LOC124354260 gene encoding zinc metalloproteinase nas-12-like isoform X2 translates to MVKSFAIAFLEKFFFSVFKLAIFAIPVFPQQQNYSNYSFGWADDVFYGRLKNESWTHGVIYYDLDPFLTPEMVHAINHVIHYFNSLDVCMQWLQRIPFSFDDNVKDYISFVHHRDSPNKVFCSSKINRVGGQQQIKLGTFCVQEKLKVPLRLENTVLHEMVHAMGLHHEHQRPDRDCYIYIPPQ, encoded by the exons ATGGTGAAAAGCTTTGCAATAGCTTTCTTGGAGAAGTTCTTTTTCAGCGTATTTAAGCTGGCAATTTTCGCAATCCCAGTTTTTC CTCAGCAGCAAAACTATTCCAACTACTCTTTCGGATGGGCAGATGATGTCTTCTATGGGCGCCTTAAAAACGAATCATGGACCCACGGTGTGATATATTACGATCTCGACCCATTCCTCA CTCCAGAAATGGTGCACGCTATCAATCATGTGATCCACTACTTCAACAGTTTGGATGTCTGTATGCAATGGCTGCAACGTATCCCCTTTAGCTTTGATGACAACGTGAAAGACTACATATCCTTCGTACACCACAG AGATTCACCCAACAAAGTATTTTGTTCCTCGAAGATCAACCGAGTCGGTGGACAACAGCAGATCAAACTAGGAACTTTCTGTGTACAAGAGAAGCTAAAGGTTCCTCTAAGACTCGAGAACACCGTCCTGCATGAGATGGTTCATGCCATGGGCCTCCACCACGAACACCAGAGGCCTGACAGAGATTGTTACATCTACATACCACCTCAGT AA
- the LOC124354260 gene encoding zinc metalloproteinase nas-12-like isoform X1, whose protein sequence is MVKSFAIAFLEKFFFSVFKLAIFAIPVFPQQQNYSNYSFGWADDVFYGRLKNESWTHGVIYYDLDPFLTPEMVHAINHVIHYFNSLDVCMQWLQRIPFSFDDNVKDYISFVHHRDSPNKVFCSSKINRVGGQQQIKLGTFCVQEKLKVPLRLENTVLHEMVHAMGLHHEHQRPDRDCYIYIPPQLAARPRYTRVKGSYFPSGFP, encoded by the exons ATGGTGAAAAGCTTTGCAATAGCTTTCTTGGAGAAGTTCTTTTTCAGCGTATTTAAGCTGGCAATTTTCGCAATCCCAGTTTTTC CTCAGCAGCAAAACTATTCCAACTACTCTTTCGGATGGGCAGATGATGTCTTCTATGGGCGCCTTAAAAACGAATCATGGACCCACGGTGTGATATATTACGATCTCGACCCATTCCTCA CTCCAGAAATGGTGCACGCTATCAATCATGTGATCCACTACTTCAACAGTTTGGATGTCTGTATGCAATGGCTGCAACGTATCCCCTTTAGCTTTGATGACAACGTGAAAGACTACATATCCTTCGTACACCACAG AGATTCACCCAACAAAGTATTTTGTTCCTCGAAGATCAACCGAGTCGGTGGACAACAGCAGATCAAACTAGGAACTTTCTGTGTACAAGAGAAGCTAAAGGTTCCTCTAAGACTCGAGAACACCGTCCTGCATGAGATGGTTCATGCCATGGGCCTCCACCACGAACACCAGAGGCCTGACAGAGATTGTTACATCTACATACCACCTCAGT TGGCTGCCAGACCACGGTACACAAGAGTAAAGGGATCCTATTTTCCTTCTGGGTTTCCATAA
- the LOC124354260 gene encoding zinc metalloproteinase nas-12-like isoform X3, whose amino-acid sequence MQAVYKAQQQNYSNYSFGWADDVFYGRLKNESWTHGVIYYDLDPFLTPEMVHAINHVIHYFNSLDVCMQWLQRIPFSFDDNVKDYISFVHHRDSPNKVFCSSKINRVGGQQQIKLGTFCVQEKLKVPLRLENTVLHEMVHAMGLHHEHQRPDRDCYIYIPPQLAARPRYTRVKGSYFPSGFP is encoded by the exons ATGCAAGCGGTATACAAAG CTCAGCAGCAAAACTATTCCAACTACTCTTTCGGATGGGCAGATGATGTCTTCTATGGGCGCCTTAAAAACGAATCATGGACCCACGGTGTGATATATTACGATCTCGACCCATTCCTCA CTCCAGAAATGGTGCACGCTATCAATCATGTGATCCACTACTTCAACAGTTTGGATGTCTGTATGCAATGGCTGCAACGTATCCCCTTTAGCTTTGATGACAACGTGAAAGACTACATATCCTTCGTACACCACAG AGATTCACCCAACAAAGTATTTTGTTCCTCGAAGATCAACCGAGTCGGTGGACAACAGCAGATCAAACTAGGAACTTTCTGTGTACAAGAGAAGCTAAAGGTTCCTCTAAGACTCGAGAACACCGTCCTGCATGAGATGGTTCATGCCATGGGCCTCCACCACGAACACCAGAGGCCTGACAGAGATTGTTACATCTACATACCACCTCAGT TGGCTGCCAGACCACGGTACACAAGAGTAAAGGGATCCTATTTTCCTTCTGGGTTTCCATAA